The proteins below are encoded in one region of Colletotrichum lupini chromosome 5, complete sequence:
- a CDS encoding fungal specific transcription factor: MSVPFWSSAQPLFMIRDLSKPGAWPPTELSLLRVSNSMLSCTNKPQQLCQKYRLLGNADQCQNATKASMRYLLSSNVLSLQRALRATGAAIMIPNALFTAMRHGGRGKPITALSLRVTLGDVQGLNNRIQQLEDALAKANSQQPTQADTPNQGQPTPAISVSEEISNSASVQSPIQATIQNSIAFSDQSLSPLVFSQTPTSVDDTYTTPLVDGPGSYVGPNWFFRGIHAFSEDGRRWISSKTGQTIDWSKLQIFTPKPSPFARRHAQLSSDLCQLPDRASLRELLSSYFISSFRLRYPLIDKVLFEETINEAYGDPDNISPLPIRLAARACVFGVVSLMTLLPDAQPGSLGLDGNESAARASYLLSQLVGYASLTTLQTTLLLHVQRLLCGYWQDADSLLPGACRTVGALGGHHYQPLKTLTGEIPLSERRQCHIRNLFWVCYMSDKDLSLRTGQPPLLADIYCDLTVPETYLSSYTYLRGLNEYLHHSDASSDEARTPHFSGDAQLGYLKEKVYRLLYSAQALRNKDNRLLISIRELDDEIECWRLSVPVDFRPALSVSSNTLLITPETKPPHARRYFHLLLEYWYLMIYVHTTVRRYDAHTIIGDGGQDLHRVIHSSYDLSMEAGRSTLRCLRVCMNTFSYEGFWLVIIFPSASSSIIEPIPAANILVLLIFYATNAAIALFLNMIIHPEDADGQLDLELLISAANAIRVSIPRASTREESARIQRTSDFMMWLMWLGSCAITKSQEEGLQHEL; encoded by the exons ATGTCCGTCCCATTTTGGTCTAGTGCCCAGCCTCTAT TCATGATACGAGATCTTTCAAAACCTGGGGCATGGCCGCCGACGGAGCTGAGTTTGCTCCGTGTGTCCAATTCGATGCTGTCTTGCACCAACAAGCCCCAGCAGCTTTGCCAGAAGTACCGGCTCCTGGGGAACGCTGATCAATGCCAAAATGCCACCAAAGCGAGCATGCGATATCTGCTATC ATCCAATGTCTTATCCCTGCAGAGGGCCCTCCGTGCGACTGGTGCAGCCATCATGATTCCGAATGCACTTTTCACCGCGATGCGCcacggaggaagaggaaagccAA TAACGGCTCTTTCTCTTAGGGTAACGTTGGGCGACGTCCAAGGCCTCAACAATCGCATACAGCAGCTCGAAGATGCGCTAGCCAAGGCGAACTCTCAGCAACCAACTCAGGCAGACACCCCTAATCAAGGCCAACCAACTCCAGCGATATCCGTATCTGAGGAGATTTCAAACTCAGCATCTGTCCAAAGTCCAATTCAAGCAACTATTCAGAACTCTATTGCGTTTTCCGATCAATCACTCTCTCCACTGGTCTTCTCTCAAACCCCCACCAGTGTGGATGATACTTACACAACACCACTAGTAGATGGGCCCGGCAGCTATGTCGGTCCCAATTGGTTCTTCAGAGGCATCCACGCATTCTCCGAAGATGGGCGTAGATGGATTTCCTCCAAGACTGGTCAAACCATCGATTGGAGTAAACTTCAAATATTCACACCAAAGCCATCACCTTTCGCGAGGAGACACGCGCAACTTTCGTCAGATCTTTGTCAACTTCCGGATCGAGCTTCTTTAAGAGAGCTTCTGTCTTCGTACTTCATTTCATCTTTCCGCTTAAGATACCCACTCATTGACAAAGTTCTCTTCGAAGAGACAATCAACGAGGCTTACGGAGACCCCGACAATATTTCACCTCTACCAATTCGCCTGGCTGCCCGGGCCTGCGTCTTCGGAGTCGTCAGTCTCATGACGTTACTACCAGACGCTCAGCCTGGTTCCTTAGGGCTAGACGGCAATGAGAGCGCAGCCAGAGCCAGCTATCTTCTCAGTCAACTTGTCGGATATGCAAGCCTCACAACGTTGCAAACAACCCTGTTACTA CATGTGCAACGTCTCTTATGCGGTTATTGGCAAGACGCCGATTCGCTACTGCCAGGAGCCTGCCGTACAGTGGGTGCACTCGGCGGGCACCATTATCAGCCCTTGAAAACCCTTACAGGAGAGATCCCGCTGTCTGAGAGAAGACAATGCCATATTAGGAACCTCTTCTGGGTTTGCTACATGTCGGATAAAGACTTGTCCCTACGGACAGGACAGCCTCCACTACTTGCTGACATCTACTGTGATCTCACCGTCCCAGAAACTTACCTGAGCTCTTACACCTATCTACGTGGTCTTAATGAGTATCTCCACCATTCAGATGCATCAAGCGATGAGGCCCGCACACCGCACTTCTCGGGAGACGCTCAATTAGGGTATCTCAAAGAGAAGGTATATCGGCTACTTTACTCGGCACAAGCCCTGAGGAACAAAGACAATCGTCTCTTGATTTCAATTCGGGAACTAGATGACGAGATTGAATGCTGGCGTCTGTCAGTTCCGGTGGACTTTCGGCCAGCTCTCTCAGTCTCGTCAAATACTCTTCTAATAACGCCGGAAACAAAACCACCTCATGCACGACGATATTTTCACCTTCTTCTAGAGTATTGGTACCTGATGATCTACGTTCATACCACAGTCAGACGATATGATGCACATACGATAATTGGCGACGGGGGCCAAGACCTTCACAGGGTCATTCACTCAAGCTATGACTTATCAATGGAAGCCGGCAGATCGACGCTTCGATGCCTGCGGGTGTGTATGAATACCTTCTCCTATGAAGGCTTCTGGTTAGTCATCATATTCCCTTCGGCTTCCTCAAGCATCATTGAACCCATACCCGCAGCCAATATTCTTGT GCTGCTGATATTTTACGCCACCAATGCGGCCATTGCTCTGTTTCTCAATATGATCATACACCCAGAAGATGCAGACGGCCAGCTCGATCTCGAGCTTCTAATTTCGGCCGCTAACGCAATCCGTGTATCAATACCGCGGGCCTCAACACGTGAAGAAAGTGCGCGCATTCAGAGAACGTCCGACTTCATGATGTGGCTCATGTGGCTCGGCTCATGCGCCATCACCAAGTCGCAGGAAGAGGGATTACAACACGAACTGTGA